One stretch of Eggerthella lenta DSM 2243 DNA includes these proteins:
- a CDS encoding helix-turn-helix transcriptional regulator yields the protein MFYGAIACASSSAVAWIVSLLSDPFAVAAEGVLAITGSVLPLLFGIEKCTHETDEDAQSVSGIENGGGGFTGSPDAESPSNTLTGLASSLRTFLSIIWVPLLGFLVCSFMMAAYSFDADVGAGRSEYTGAIVASAVVVALCAMRLKSPFVMLIDRLAVPACVAVSIVLGSFPTGTTLFVAGAMLVYAPLALLSLFALSSLVAMAEAGEFPLPFVFSAAFLLSCAASLLGMTVQANVPPDVNLGPYLWVVLSSYFCIVVVHLGFVAWQQACSTDDPDALQDAGMRNEGETDTLHALQHERIVTLANGYALTKREREILQYLSLGYGSVYISKTLFISDNTARTHIRNIYRKLDVSSREELLSLVNGMK from the coding sequence ATGTTCTACGGTGCCATCGCGTGCGCCAGCTCGTCGGCTGTCGCCTGGATCGTTTCGCTTTTGTCCGACCCGTTCGCGGTAGCCGCGGAAGGCGTTCTCGCCATAACGGGATCGGTTCTCCCCCTGTTGTTCGGAATCGAGAAATGCACGCACGAGACGGATGAGGACGCACAGAGCGTCTCCGGCATCGAAAACGGCGGGGGCGGCTTCACCGGCTCCCCTGACGCGGAAAGCCCGTCGAACACGCTGACAGGGCTTGCATCTTCTCTCAGGACATTCCTATCGATCATATGGGTGCCGCTGCTGGGCTTTCTCGTCTGCTCGTTCATGATGGCCGCTTATTCGTTCGACGCCGACGTGGGAGCGGGACGAAGCGAGTACACGGGCGCCATCGTTGCATCGGCCGTCGTCGTGGCGCTTTGCGCAATGCGGTTGAAAAGCCCGTTCGTTATGCTGATCGACCGCTTGGCTGTTCCGGCGTGCGTCGCGGTGAGCATCGTGCTGGGCAGCTTCCCGACGGGGACGACGCTGTTCGTGGCGGGAGCGATGCTCGTATACGCGCCTCTCGCCCTGCTATCGCTCTTCGCGCTCTCATCGCTGGTCGCCATGGCCGAGGCGGGAGAATTCCCTCTGCCCTTCGTGTTCTCGGCGGCCTTCCTGCTCAGCTGTGCGGCATCGCTTTTGGGCATGACGGTGCAGGCGAACGTGCCGCCGGATGTGAATTTAGGGCCGTACCTGTGGGTCGTGCTTTCCTCATACTTCTGCATCGTGGTGGTGCACCTCGGCTTCGTCGCATGGCAGCAGGCTTGCTCGACGGACGATCCCGACGCTTTGCAGGATGCAGGCATGCGGAACGAAGGTGAAACCGATACGCTGCATGCATTGCAGCACGAACGCATCGTGACGCTAGCGAACGGGTACGCCCTCACGAAGCGCGAACGCGAGATACTGCAGTACCTGAGCCTGGGATACGGGTCGGTATACATCTCCAAAACGCTGTTCATCTCCGACAACACCGCGCGCACCCACATCCGCAATATTTACCGCAAACTGGACGTCAGCTCGCGAGAAGAGCTGCTGTCGCTGGTCAACGGCATGAAATGA
- a CDS encoding DUF1846 domain-containing protein — protein sequence MRIGFDNDKYIALQAEHIRNRINQFGGKLYLEFGGKLFDDYHAARVLPGFEPDSKIRMLKSLADEVEIIIAINANDIEKSKVRGDLGITYDEDVLRLMDIFRSMGFATSGVVITHYANQPSAGAFRRRLESLGIKSYLHYPIAGYPYDIDRIVSEEGYGKNEYVETTRPLVVVTAPGPGSGKMATCLSQLYHEHERGIAAGYAKYETFPVWNLPLKHPVNIAYEAATVDLDDANTIDPFHLEAYGITTVNYNRDVEIFPVLKAMMERISGTSPYQSPTDMGVNMAGNAIVDDEAVRDAAKMEIVRRYFQTAVEVKRSGVGQERMERLELLMNQAGVNASLSPARSAALLKEETTGGPAGAMVLPDGSVVTGKTSSLLGAASSLLMNALKGLAGVDDDIDVISDEAITPICRLKTEQLNSRNPRLHSDETLIALSISSATDPLAKKLIDHVNDLYGCDAFFSVILSATDEKLYRTLGINVCCEPKYEQHRYYHK from the coding sequence ATGCGCATCGGGTTCGACAACGACAAGTACATCGCGCTTCAGGCCGAGCATATCCGCAACCGCATCAATCAGTTCGGCGGCAAGCTCTATCTGGAATTCGGCGGAAAGCTGTTCGACGACTACCATGCCGCGCGCGTGCTGCCCGGGTTCGAGCCCGACTCCAAGATCCGCATGCTCAAGAGCCTGGCCGACGAGGTGGAGATCATCATCGCCATCAACGCCAACGACATCGAGAAGAGCAAGGTCCGCGGAGACTTGGGCATCACCTACGACGAGGACGTGCTGCGCCTCATGGACATCTTCCGCTCCATGGGCTTCGCCACCAGCGGTGTGGTGATCACCCACTACGCGAACCAACCCTCGGCCGGCGCGTTCCGCCGCCGCCTGGAAAGCCTGGGCATCAAAAGCTACCTGCACTACCCTATCGCCGGCTATCCGTACGACATCGACCGCATCGTCAGCGAAGAGGGCTACGGCAAGAACGAATACGTGGAAACGACGCGCCCCCTCGTGGTGGTGACGGCGCCCGGCCCCGGCTCGGGCAAGATGGCCACGTGCCTGTCGCAGCTGTACCACGAGCATGAGCGCGGCATCGCGGCCGGCTACGCCAAGTACGAGACGTTCCCCGTGTGGAACCTGCCGCTGAAGCACCCGGTGAACATCGCCTACGAGGCGGCCACGGTGGACCTCGACGACGCGAACACCATCGATCCCTTCCATCTGGAAGCCTACGGCATCACCACGGTCAACTACAACCGCGACGTGGAGATATTCCCCGTGCTGAAGGCCATGATGGAGCGTATCTCGGGCACCAGCCCGTACCAGTCGCCCACCGACATGGGCGTGAACATGGCCGGCAACGCCATCGTGGACGACGAGGCCGTGCGCGACGCCGCGAAGATGGAGATCGTGCGCCGCTACTTCCAAACCGCGGTGGAAGTGAAGCGCTCGGGCGTGGGCCAGGAGCGCATGGAACGCCTGGAGCTGCTGATGAACCAGGCAGGCGTGAACGCGAGCTTGTCTCCCGCGCGCTCGGCGGCGCTGCTGAAGGAGGAGACCACCGGCGGCCCGGCTGGAGCGATGGTACTGCCCGACGGCTCGGTGGTGACGGGCAAGACGTCGTCGCTGCTGGGCGCGGCATCGTCGCTGCTGATGAACGCGCTCAAGGGCCTGGCCGGCGTGGACGACGACATCGACGTGATCAGCGACGAGGCCATCACGCCCATCTGCCGCCTGAAAACCGAGCAGCTGAACAGCCGCAACCCCCGCCTACACTCCGATGAGACGCTCATCGCGCTGTCCATCAGCTCGGCCACCGATCCGCTGGCGAAGAAGCTGATCGACCACGTGAAC